The Parafrankia discariae genome includes a window with the following:
- a CDS encoding S-(hydroxymethyl)mycothiol dehydrogenase, whose translation MTDGPQAVTVEAVVAVEKGAPVALTRIVVPPPGPGEARVRVQACGVCHTDLHYREGAINDDYPFLLGHEAAGTVEAVGEGVTSVAPGDYVVLAWRAPCGTCRSCLRGAPWYCFDSRNAVNPMTLQDGTPLAPALGIGAFTPLTLVAAGQCVKVDPAVPPQAAGLIGCGVMAGFGAAVNTGRVTRGETVAVFGCGGVGDAAIAGASVAGARRIIAVDVDDRKLEWARGFGATDVVNSRSVDPVEAVRALTGGNGADVVIEAVGRPETYRQAFFSRDLAGRLVLVGVPDPSMTVELPLIEVFSRGGSLASSWYGDCLPTRDFPIIIDLHRGGRLDLAAFVTETVGIGDVERAFERMRRGDVLRSVVLI comes from the coding sequence ATGACGGATGGCCCGCAGGCAGTGACGGTGGAGGCGGTCGTCGCGGTCGAGAAGGGCGCGCCGGTGGCGCTGACGCGGATCGTCGTGCCCCCGCCGGGCCCCGGGGAGGCCCGGGTCCGGGTGCAGGCGTGCGGGGTGTGCCACACCGACCTGCACTACCGCGAGGGCGCGATCAACGACGACTACCCCTTCCTGCTCGGCCACGAGGCGGCCGGGACGGTCGAGGCCGTCGGCGAGGGGGTCACCTCGGTCGCCCCGGGTGACTACGTGGTGCTGGCCTGGCGGGCGCCGTGCGGGACGTGCCGGTCGTGCCTGCGCGGAGCGCCCTGGTACTGCTTCGACTCCCGCAACGCCGTCAACCCGATGACCCTGCAGGACGGCACCCCGCTCGCCCCCGCGCTGGGCATCGGCGCCTTCACGCCGCTGACGCTGGTGGCCGCCGGGCAGTGCGTCAAGGTCGACCCGGCCGTCCCGCCGCAGGCCGCGGGCCTGATCGGCTGCGGGGTCATGGCCGGCTTCGGCGCCGCGGTGAACACCGGACGGGTCACCCGCGGGGAGACGGTCGCGGTCTTCGGCTGCGGCGGGGTCGGCGACGCGGCCATCGCCGGCGCGTCGGTCGCCGGCGCGCGCCGGATAATCGCCGTGGACGTGGACGACCGCAAACTCGAGTGGGCCCGCGGGTTCGGCGCGACCGACGTGGTGAACTCCCGGAGCGTGGACCCGGTGGAGGCCGTGCGGGCGCTGACCGGCGGCAACGGGGCGGACGTCGTGATCGAGGCGGTCGGCCGGCCCGAGACCTACCGGCAGGCCTTCTTCTCCCGCGACCTGGCCGGGCGGCTGGTGCTCGTCGGCGTGCCCGACCCGTCGATGACCGTCGAGCTGCCGCTCATCGAGGTGTTCAGCCGTGGCGGTTCGCTGGCGTCGTCCTGGTACGGCGACTGCCTCCCGACCAGGGATTTCCCGATCATCATCGACCTGCACCGCGGCGGCCGGCTCGACCTGGCCGCGTTCGTCACCGAGACGGTCGGCATCGGCGACGTCGAGCGGGCGTTCGAGCGGATGCGGCGCGGTGACGTGCTGCGCAGCGTCGTCCTGATCTGA
- a CDS encoding ParA family protein, which produces MVRSDSAAVSGPPGRRYYGEVTVGEPRLSEDGRLEVGGEEPDEGVGKPGPTGRPMPVFPVPAPLTTHGPAWVVAMCNQKGGVGKTTSTINLGAALAEYGRRVLLVDFDPQGALSVGLGINPMQFDVTVHDLLLGGDADIQDTIVETQVENLDLLPSNIDLSAAEVLLVTEVGREHSLARTLAPVMDVYDVILIDCQPSLGLLTVNALTAADAVMVPLECEYFALRGVALLLQTIDKVRERLNSRLELAGILATMYDARTLHAREVLARVVERFPDEVFHTVINRTVRFPETTVAGEPITTYAPTSVGAAGYRRLARELMARYATPPAVG; this is translated from the coding sequence GTGGTCCGTTCCGACTCCGCCGCGGTTTCCGGTCCGCCGGGCCGCCGCTACTACGGTGAGGTGACGGTCGGCGAGCCCCGCCTGTCCGAGGACGGCCGGCTTGAGGTCGGGGGCGAGGAACCCGACGAGGGCGTCGGCAAGCCCGGTCCGACCGGCCGCCCGATGCCGGTGTTCCCCGTCCCGGCTCCGCTGACCACACACGGCCCCGCGTGGGTCGTCGCCATGTGCAACCAGAAGGGTGGCGTAGGCAAGACCACGAGCACGATCAATCTGGGCGCCGCGCTCGCCGAGTACGGCCGGCGGGTGCTGCTCGTCGACTTCGACCCCCAGGGCGCGCTCTCGGTGGGCCTGGGCATCAACCCGATGCAGTTCGACGTCACCGTGCACGATCTGCTGCTCGGCGGCGACGCGGACATCCAGGACACCATCGTCGAGACCCAGGTCGAGAACCTCGATCTGCTGCCCAGCAACATCGACCTCTCGGCCGCCGAGGTGCTGCTGGTCACCGAGGTCGGCCGCGAGCACAGCCTGGCCCGCACCCTCGCCCCGGTGATGGACGTCTACGACGTCATCCTCATCGACTGCCAGCCGTCGCTGGGCCTGCTCACGGTCAACGCCCTCACGGCCGCCGACGCCGTCATGGTCCCGCTGGAGTGCGAGTACTTCGCGCTGCGCGGGGTGGCGCTGCTCCTGCAGACCATCGACAAGGTGCGCGAGCGGCTGAACTCCCGCCTGGAACTCGCGGGCATCCTGGCGACCATGTACGACGCCCGTACCCTGCACGCCCGCGAGGTGCTCGCCCGGGTCGTCGAGCGGTTTCCCGACGAGGTCTTCCACACGGTGATCAACCGGACGGTACGGTTCCCGGAGACCACCGTGGCCGGGGAACCGATCACGACCTACGCGCCGACCTCCGTCGGTGCGGCCGGATACCGTCGGCTGGCCCGGGAGCTCATGGCGCGCTACGCGACGCCGCCCGCGGTCGGGTGA
- a CDS encoding segregation and condensation protein A, whose product MSSSGTDTATGVGVLGPAVADPAVAEPAASGSTGRGEPSAKAVPTARGGRTEPFVVELENFSGPFDLLLSLIAKHRLDVTEVALSQVTDEFVAHIRRLGKHFDLGQATEFLVIAATLLDLKAARLLPGAISADEAEDLALLEARDLLFARLLQYRAYKEAAAIFTAMMALESRFVPRAVPLEPRYAAALPEVQISIGPSELAALAARLREPPLPPQVATDHVHLPRVSVREHMIAVIGMLRELGAASFTALCAGLAETIEVVARFLALLELFREGRIVFEQERPLGELIVRWVARPEDDDRPVGASLYSGEDEPDEPFAPPAGTASAGSAGAGTGAGAGEGTGVEDDPLDGRRRPRRPRRPTT is encoded by the coding sequence ATGAGCTCGTCCGGGACAGACACGGCCACCGGCGTGGGCGTGCTCGGCCCGGCGGTGGCCGACCCGGCGGTGGCTGAACCGGCGGCTTCCGGGTCGACCGGGCGCGGGGAGCCCTCCGCGAAGGCCGTGCCGACCGCGCGCGGTGGGCGCACCGAGCCGTTCGTCGTCGAACTGGAGAACTTCTCCGGCCCCTTCGACCTGCTGCTCTCGCTGATCGCCAAGCATCGGCTGGACGTCACCGAGGTGGCGCTGTCCCAGGTGACCGACGAGTTCGTCGCGCACATCAGACGGCTGGGCAAGCACTTCGACCTCGGTCAGGCCACCGAGTTCCTGGTGATCGCGGCGACGCTGCTCGACCTGAAGGCCGCCCGCCTGCTGCCCGGCGCGATCTCCGCCGACGAGGCCGAGGACCTCGCTCTGCTGGAGGCCCGTGACCTGCTGTTCGCCCGGCTGCTCCAGTACCGGGCGTACAAGGAGGCCGCCGCGATCTTCACCGCGATGATGGCGCTGGAGTCGAGGTTCGTCCCCCGGGCGGTGCCGCTGGAGCCGCGCTACGCCGCCGCGCTGCCCGAGGTGCAGATCAGCATCGGGCCGTCCGAGCTCGCCGCGCTCGCCGCCCGGCTGCGTGAGCCGCCGCTGCCCCCGCAGGTCGCCACCGACCACGTCCACCTGCCCCGGGTCAGCGTCCGCGAGCACATGATCGCGGTGATCGGGATGCTGCGGGAGCTGGGTGCCGCGTCGTTCACCGCGCTGTGCGCGGGCCTGGCCGAGACGATCGAGGTCGTCGCGCGCTTCCTGGCCCTGCTGGAGCTGTTCCGGGAGGGCCGGATCGTCTTCGAGCAGGAGCGCCCGCTCGGTGAGCTCATCGTCCGCTGGGTCGCCCGCCCGGAGGACGACGACCGTCCGGTCGGTGCCTCGCTCTACTCCGGCGAGGACGAGCCGGACGAGCCCTTCGCGCCTCCGGCGGGCACCGCCTCCGCGGGGAGCGCCGGTGCGGGAACGGGTGCCGGAGCGGGCGAGGGCACCGGAGTCGAGGACGATCCGCTCGACGGCCGCCGCCGGCCGAGGCGACCGAGGAGGCCGACCACGTGA
- a CDS encoding M50 family metallopeptidase, whose translation MLFHLAEPAALLGIVLAFVIGIVVHDGAQILAARLARDPIPRRSGRLTAGVGTQRISPFSWVGVLIGGVGWAEPIRMNDVWRKRRFHVAAALLAGPLSYALLALASLAGARALTRRAVIDTGDRAAEIVGGTFSVELLLWMAITFGSLCILSLVPVPPTDGGRILFLLGPQSEGWRKANYKLTEGNLGVVIILAVIILPVLFPGFPSVIGQLIWPLTRGLGSLIGMELP comes from the coding sequence GTGCTGTTTCACCTTGCCGAGCCCGCGGCGCTGCTCGGGATCGTGCTCGCCTTCGTCATCGGCATCGTCGTCCACGACGGCGCGCAGATCCTCGCGGCCCGGCTGGCCCGCGACCCGATCCCGAGGCGCTCCGGGCGGCTGACCGCCGGGGTGGGCACTCAGCGGATCAGCCCGTTCAGCTGGGTCGGCGTGCTCATCGGCGGGGTCGGGTGGGCGGAGCCGATCCGGATGAACGACGTCTGGCGCAAGCGCCGTTTCCACGTGGCCGCCGCCCTGCTCGCGGGTCCGCTCTCCTACGCGCTGCTCGCGCTCGCGTCGCTCGCCGGCGCCCGCGCGCTCACCCGGCGCGCGGTGATCGACACCGGTGACCGGGCGGCCGAGATCGTCGGCGGCACCTTCTCGGTGGAGCTGCTGCTGTGGATGGCGATCACCTTCGGGTCGCTGTGCATCCTCAGCCTGGTCCCGGTGCCGCCGACGGACGGCGGGCGCATCCTGTTCCTGCTCGGCCCGCAGTCCGAGGGCTGGCGCAAGGCGAACTACAAGCTCACCGAGGGCAACCTCGGGGTGGTGATCATCCTTGCGGTGATCATTCTTCCGGTGCTGTTCCCCGGGTTCCCGTCGGTGATCGGCCAGTTGATCTGGCCGCTCACCCGCGGCCTGGGCTCCCTGATCGGGATGGAGCTGCCGTAG
- a CDS encoding MBL fold metallo-hydrolase has translation MAVSGGQRIDRVITRGDFTLDGQSFTVDNNVWLVGDERSVVVVDAAHDPSVIEAAVDGRRVSLIIATHGHNDHINAAAELADRVRAPIALHPADAALWRQVYPERGPDEALRDGQVIPIPGGSLRVLHTPGHSPGGVSLFGEINGDPVLFSGDTLFRGGPGATGRSFSDFPTILASIRAKLLTLPSGTVVHTGHGDDTTVGEEAVDYDDWVRRGH, from the coding sequence GTGGCGGTCAGCGGCGGTCAACGGATCGATCGGGTGATCACCCGCGGCGACTTCACCCTCGACGGCCAGTCGTTCACCGTCGACAACAACGTGTGGCTCGTCGGCGACGAGCGGTCGGTGGTCGTCGTCGACGCGGCGCACGACCCGTCCGTCATCGAGGCGGCGGTGGACGGCCGGCGGGTGTCGCTGATCATCGCGACGCACGGCCACAACGACCACATCAACGCGGCCGCCGAGCTGGCCGACCGGGTGCGCGCCCCGATCGCGCTGCACCCGGCCGACGCGGCGCTGTGGCGGCAGGTCTACCCCGAGCGAGGGCCGGACGAGGCGCTGCGTGACGGCCAGGTGATCCCGATCCCGGGCGGTTCCCTGCGCGTGCTGCACACCCCCGGCCACTCCCCGGGCGGCGTCAGCCTGTTCGGGGAGATCAACGGCGACCCCGTGCTCTTCAGCGGGGACACCCTGTTCCGCGGCGGCCCGGGGGCGACCGGCCGGTCGTTCTCCGACTTCCCGACCATCCTGGCGTCCATCCGGGCGAAGCTGCTCACCCTGCCCTCCGGAACGGTCGTGCACACCGGCCACGGCGACGACACGACCGTCGGCGAGGAAGCCGTGGACTACGACGACTGGGTACGCCGCGGCCACTGA